In the genome of Fusarium poae strain DAOMC 252244 chromosome 1, whole genome shotgun sequence, the window GAATCCTTCAAAAATTTCGCCTCTGTTATAGATGTCTAAATCTCGGACTAGGCCTTCCGGTGGGATCCATCCTTCATTTGCATCGGGCTGGCCTGGGATGCGAACGGGCACTTTGACTTGTTTGTAAGCGAGACACAACGACTTGCAGCGCTTTCCGAGTTCTGGGTTCAGGTTCATCAGGTTGCGCAGTCTCTCCATCGATTTAGCAAGATTCTCGGCTTCCATGAACTGCCGGCTGGACTGCATCTCGACGGGAGTTTCAGTCCTCTCCTGTAAAAGAAACAGTTTACTTTGCACGATGACGATGTTTCTGATAATGAATTGTTGGAAGAGATGGTTGAAGCGACGAGACACGAGACGGAGCGTTACGGCCGTATAGTTCTGTGTCAGGATCAGATCGTTATACTGCCGGACACCATATTGAAGCTCCTGTGGAGGAAGATTGTCGTGGATTTCAATTGGTAACACTGGGTCCTGCAGATCTGACAAGTAATGATAAATTTGGACAAGAACCTCATTAGGTAAATGGTTAATGGTGACAGCAGCCTTGCTGTGCAGTGCGGATTGTATTCCATCCGACAgagacatgatgaatgaGTGAGGCAGTTCAAAGATTAAGAGAGAATGGGCAGTTTGATTAGGACGAGTTACAAGTTGACTTTTTGCCGTCACTTGTGGTGCAAGAAAAAGGAGATTGCAGGGACCAGACTAACTAATGAAAAATGGAAAAAGGGGGTCTCGGTTTCCATGGATACACCAGTCAGACTCCTCTTTCAGCGCGCTTATTCATCATTTTAGAGTGTCCACAGATTGACTTATAAGTCAACGGAATACAATCCTCAGGAGCATACGTGTTGTTTAGGGTAGGTAAAGTACCAGTACAATAATAGACCAGGTCCTCCTTTATGATCAATAAGAAGCCGTGTAAGAGAACCGGGCGAGCCTAGATATGTGAACTCTAGTCGACCATGCAAGATCCACGTCAGACGTTATCCCTCAAGTCTCGAAACGGCTATAACGTTTTATTGAAACGTCATTCAGCCATCACGCAAAAACTAGAATTGGCTAAATTAGTCCACTAGAATTAAGCATATCTATAAATCGGCATCAGCAAGGCTTACGCTAGTAGTAGCTAAATTACCAAAACAAGGAATTGTAGTGCGGGGTAGTCAAGATTGTCTGCTTTCCAAGCCTCCCGTTATGCAGGCTATTGATTCCTTTCAGTCGTGTCTCATAGGCAATCGAGATCAAAGATCGGAATGACGTCCCGCGTTATCCAAGAAGTAAGCACACTATGTCAGCTTGGCTAGACAATCACATAATAGGAGCCTGTGCCCATCTATTAGCCAGCTCTTCGTTCTCCCGTTCTTGCGACTCTCAGGTGTCAATATAGTATCATTCGTTTTTAGTAATTGGTCTACTCTGTGCTCATGGTACTTTGGCTCGTCCAATCAAAGGGATTGAAAGGGCCGTGATTCAAGACGAGTATGATTTCATCATTGCTGGAGGTAAGACATTCATTTCCAACTAAACGCCCTGTGCTGACAAGAATTTCAGGTGGGACAGCAGGTCTCGTGGTGGCAAATCGACTTACTGAGTCGGGGAAATTTCGAGTCCTTGTTCTCGAAGCTGGACCTGATCCAAATGTCGTTGCAGCATACAAGCCATTGGGTGGAAATACGTTGATAACAGGTATGTCCGAGCGCGATGCTATTGACTAAATGCTGATAAGTAACAGGTTCACCCATTGATTGGAGATTCGACACAGCACCCCAGCAGGGTCTCGATGGAAGAATCCTTACCTATCATCGTTAGTGTCACCCTGACCTATTGATCTGAGAATTATTGACTAACAATAACAGGCGGGAAAGGATTGGGCGGGAGTAGTATGATCAATGGATTCTATTATGGGCGCGGTACATCTACTGTCTACGATCTGTGGGAGAAGAGAGGAAATCCGGGCTGGTCATGGGACGATGTCTACCCTCTCTTCATCAAGGTGAGTCAAGTTCACTGACGTACAACCATAACTGACAACAAAGGGTACCCATTTCAACCCTCAGAATGAATCCAAGGGATTTGACAGTACTTACAAGACCTACAACAGCACCGCGTATGGGAACGGACCTCTTGAAATCGCATACCAGGGCTATGTTCCAGAAACAAGCATCGCCTTTATGAACGCCTGCGAAGCTGCCAATATTCCCATAGTTGAAGATTACAACACTGGAAATAGTACAGGCGTTAAACAGGGCACAGCCACACTTGACAAGCACCTTTTGCGCAGCTCCAGTTACGACGGGTATCTGAAACAAGCACTTAGTAGAAAGAACCTTGATGTTTTGTACTATGCGCCAGTCCAGCAACTTCTATCGAATACCGATGGCGACAGACCAAAAGTTACAGGAGTCCGCTTTATGGATTATCCTACCGGAAGAACACATCAGGTACACGCCTCCAAAGAGGTTGTTGTCTCTATGGGTGCTTTCCAGTCACCGCAACTTCTTATGGTTTCGGTCAGTGGACTGTTCCAGGTACCGATGATGCCGCTGACTCCAGAATGTAGGGGTTCGGTCCTTCGTCTGAGCTTGAAAAGTTTGCCATTGAGCCCGTTCTTGTCAACGAGAACATTGGTCGAAAGTAAGATACGCCCGAATATTTCTAGTTCTACCTACTAATTCTCGCAGCTTGAACGATCATAGTGTCTTTAGCATAATGGCGAGGGTAGAGGATGATCTCCAATTCTCGTCATCCCAATTATCATCAGACTTTACTTTGCTAGAGGCAGCTCAAGAGGTAAGGGCTTGTATGGGAACGCATAGCAATTTCACTGACGCCTGAGTAGGAATTTTACAGCAATGGCACCGGTCCATACACGGCCCCCAGTGGAATCACTAATGGATTTCAAAGACTCTCCGAGGAAGAGCTGTTCGAGATTGGAGCAGGTCCCGTGGTAGAAGCTGGCCTCGGAGACCAATCGCATATTGAGTATCTCTTTGAATCAACATGGTATCCATCTGGACCAACACCTTACTACAAGCAACTCCCTAATGAGTCTTACATCTCATTGACGGCAAGCAGTATGGTTGCGTTATCGCGAGGTAACATCTCGCTGAAGGGTACCTCAATGATGATGGCTCCTGAGATCAACCCAAATGTGAGTCCACAGAAACAAAAGTTCCATTTTTAATATTGTCTTGCATCCTAACTCTTGTCTAGTATTACACCCATGACGCAGACCGAGCAATTGCCATCCGAAGCTTCCACTATCTTCGCAAGATTTTAGCCCATCCTGCCCTCTCACGGTATACCTATGGCGAAAATAATGGCGAAGTGAGCCCTGGTGCGGctgtcgatgatgatgatgaagacgccATCTTCGATTATGTCAAGGCAAACACTATTCCAAACTGGCATGCTTCTGGTACAAATCAGATGCTTCCTGAAGCCGATGGCGGTGTCGTGGATCCGCGTCTCAGAGTTTACGGTGTCGAGGGTCTTCGTATCATTGATTGCAGTATTATACCTGTATTGCCTGATGTTAACATTGTTGGACCAGTTTTTATGATTGGTGAAAAGGGAGCTGAATTGATTCGTGAGGATTGGCATGATTCAGGAATATAGATTTAGAGTTTTATATCGTTTAGCAATCAACCACACTTGCTTGAGGTTATGCTTATTTTCTTTCACATATAATGATTTCCGCTCCACAGGTCAACAAACGCCATCGCGCAATTAAACATGTTCAATATTTTGGTTCGGTATAACGGTATACGTAAATGTTTGCAACTGGCACTTAACCCTGGACGTATTCAAAGTTCGTCGCGACATTGCCCTTGGTGGCCCTGGAATACGGGCAAACTTCCTGCGCCTTCTTCACCACCTTTTCCaactcctccttctccaagcccttgaccttgatcttCATATCCACACGTAGACTCATATCCAGCGACTTCATATCACCCACAAGGTGCACTGTAGTATCGACCACGCTATCTTCGATATTGGTAGGCATTGTAATACCCATCTGCGCTGCACAAGCGTTCATGGCAGACTGAAAGCAAGCTCCGTAACCAGCGGCGAAGAGTTCCTCTGGGTTCGTCTTGCCCTTGTCGCCAGGACCACCAAGGGCCTTGGCCATGGTAAGCTCGACATTGAGGTTCTCGCCTTCAATGCGGCCTTTTCGAGCACCAATTGCTTTCGCGCGTGCCGAGTAGAGTGTTGGCGCGGATTCTGTGTTGACGAAGCGGCgagtggtggtgttgatggtaGGCGCTGTGCGCTGTGCGGCGCGGCGGAAGAGAGGTTGGTAAGCGCGTAGAGCTGACATGTTGATTTCCGTCAAGGTGATATGATATTTCTTGggtaattactatagttgTAATGTTACTGAGTATTTGAGGAATTGAAAGCTTTGAAAATGTTCATTTATGCTCATGTCACCAAAGTCGAGCACGTCACCATGAGTCTGAGACTTAGTGTTGCTATACCAACTATAAACCACCTTCGTTCCTGTGACGTCTTTGACATGACGGTTCATAGTGGATACCATTTAAATCGTGGACAAAACTTAAGCCTACCTACTTTAAAATCCATTGTTATTCCCAGAGCTGAGATTGGATAAGTGATGTTAGAGGAAGACAGCATTTTAAGATTATCGATCACAGCAGTGCCCTAATTTTGGGCCAAAGACTTCTGTAAATTTGTCCCTCACTGATATCAATACtgatctatttatataaaggcAGCTAGTAATGGTGAAACCGCTACTCAACTTAATGGCCAATCCAATTTagataaaaataaggaaaagAGTGTGTTTATTCTCTGGTATTAAAAGAAGTTCTTTATGAAACCCACTATTTGAGGTTATCCGTGCGCTGGATACTGCTGCATGAGTCAGACGGCGTTGGTTGTGATACCAATCCTTGAACATTCTACTCGAGATAAAATTTAAGACATAAATCATGCACCAGCCTCTGGAGATGCAACTTCATTTCTTTATCAGCCGTCCCCATGGAAAACCCCGAAAAGTCCCAATTCAACCTTATCAACAATCTGCCCACTGAACTTCTCAAATATGTGTTTTCACGCTTTTGCTTCCATTGTCACAGCCCACAGTCCATCAATGATCCTGAAGTCAACCGCACATATGCACACGAGCTCAGACTTGGTTCCGCGAACTTGCTGGCACTTAGTCAAACCAGCAAACGATGTCGCAGAATTGCCATGCCTATACTATTCCACCAGGTCGGCTCCGATATAACACTACGCTACATGTTGCAGGTTTTGGATCGCGATCGAGACCTGGCACCAAACATCAAAATTCTACATTTACCATACTACATGACGGATGAGTGCCGTTCGGTACTATACAAAACGGCCAGCAGCTTTGCTGGTATGTCGATGTCATATCGCCTTGCCCTGGAGGATCCTTACGACGTCCAAATAAACACCCTACTGGGTTTAGCCTCTAATTTACAGGCTTTGACCATCCGTTTCTCCGGTGAAGGAATAAACCTCGATTTCTTCGAAAAGACCCTCACACAACGTGGATTTAAGGCAAGATTCGCGGACCTCAGGTATCTCGAACTCGAGGCGGACGATTTTGTGACATTCAGTGCCGCCGGGTCCGGATTGTCCTTCCTGCTACAACAATCTCCCCAACTCGAGACCTTGGTACTACGAGGTATCGAGCAAGCTGAGTCCCCATCTTATGGTCCTGAATTCGAAGATCCGAAATCCAACATGGCTCTCCCAAATCTCAAGGAGTTGCAGATTCGTGGATGGT includes:
- a CDS encoding hypothetical protein (CAZy:AA3_2~CAZy:AA3~CAZy:AA3_3~CAZy:AA3_1) translates to MTSRVIQEVSTLWIERAVIQDEYDFIIAGGGTAGLVVANRLTESGKFRVLVLEAGPDPNVVAAYKPLGGNTLITGSPIDWRFDTAPQQGLDGRILTYHRGKGLGGSSMINGFYYGRGTSTVYDLWEKRGNPGWSWDDVYPLFIKGTHFNPQNESKGFDSTYKTYNSTAYGNGPLEIAYQGYVPETSIAFMNACEAANIPIVEDYNTGNSTGVKQGTATLDKHLLRSSSYDGYLKQALSRKNLDVLYYAPVQQLLSNTDGDRPKVTGVRFMDYPTGRTHQVHASKEVVVSMGAFQSPQLLMVSGFGPSSELEKFAIEPVLVNENIGRNLNDHSVFSIMARVEDDLQFSSSQLSSDFTLLEAAQEEFYSNGTGPYTAPSGITNGFQRLSEEELFEIGAGPVVEAGLGDQSHIEYLFESTWYPSGPTPYYKQLPNESYISLTASSMVALSRGNISLKGTSMMMAPEINPNYYTHDADRAIAIRSFHYLRKILAHPALSRYTYGENNGEVSPGAAVDDDDEDAIFDYVKANTIPNWHASGTNQMLPEADGGVVDPRLRVYGVEGLRIIDCSIIPVLPDVNIVGPVFMIGEKGAELIREDWHDSGI